A single region of the Halorussus gelatinilyticus genome encodes:
- a CDS encoding TspO/MBR family protein, whose amino-acid sequence MNVTETLRGGDGEGIDWPVLLGSVVVCELAGIVPSILTADEVATWYPTLAKPAFTPPSWLFGPVWTTLYLLMGVALYLVWRSDDGRLRNVALAVFVVQLVLNAAWTMVFFGAQAILGGLVVILVLLAAILATMAAFARIDRRATALLVPYLLWVGFATALNYELWRLN is encoded by the coding sequence ATGAACGTCACCGAGACCCTGCGAGGCGGCGACGGCGAGGGCATCGACTGGCCGGTCCTACTGGGGAGCGTCGTCGTCTGCGAACTCGCCGGAATCGTCCCGTCGATTCTGACCGCCGACGAGGTGGCGACGTGGTACCCGACGCTGGCCAAACCCGCGTTCACGCCGCCGAGTTGGCTGTTCGGACCGGTCTGGACGACGCTCTACCTGCTGATGGGCGTCGCGCTGTATCTCGTCTGGCGGAGCGACGACGGCCGGCTCCGTAACGTCGCGCTCGCGGTCTTCGTCGTCCAGTTGGTCCTGAACGCCGCGTGGACGATGGTCTTCTTCGGCGCACAGGCCATCTTGGGCGGTCTGGTCGTCATCCTCGTCCTGCTGGCGGCGATTCTGGCGACGATGGCTGCGTTCGCCCGTATCGACCGCCGGGCGACGGCGTTGCTGGTGCCCTACCTGCTCTGGGTCGGGTTCGCCACAGCGCTGAACTACGAACTCTGGCGACTGAACTGA